From Sphaeramia orbicularis chromosome 21, fSphaOr1.1, whole genome shotgun sequence:
caacagcccaaaaaaaatgatccactataagaaaaaaaagacaacagccaaaaaattatccactataagaaaaaaaaagacaacagcccaaaaaaatcatccactttaagaaaaaaaagacaacagcccaaaaaattatccactataagaaaaaaaagacaacagcccaaaaaaaatcatccactttaagaaaaaaaagacaacagcccaaaaaattatccactataagaaaaaaaaagacaacagcccaaaaaattatccactataagaaaaaaagacaacagcccaaaaaaatgatccactataagaaaaaaagacaacagaccaaaaaattatccactataagaaaaaaaagacaacagcccaaaaaattatccactataagaaaaaaaagacaacagcccaaaaaattatccactataagaaaaaaagacaacagcccaaaaaattatcctctataagaaaaaaagacaacagaccaaaaattatccactataagaaaaaaaagacaacagcccaaaaaattatccactataagaaaaaaagacaacagcccaaaaaaattatcctctataagaaaaaaagacaacagaccaaaaaaatgatccactataagaaaaaaagacaacagaccaaaaattatccactataagaaaaaaaagacaacagcccaaaaaattatccactataagaaacaaaagacaacagcccccaaaaaattatccactagcccaaaaaattatccactataagaaaaaaaagacaacagcccaaaaaattatccactataagaaacaaaagacaacagcccccaaaaacttatccaccagcccaaaaaattatccactctatatttttagaataactttatttttagtgcaccaaACTCCACTTTCTGTGGGTCACTTCGTTAGCATTaaccacattagctgaaggccttaaaaattttcagctgatgcttttattttttgtggtggccttagtTTTAAAAGCAAGAGACcgtttgggtaaacagcgcccccttaacttaaaaggtggatgatgggttttttttcttatagtggataatttttttgctctgttccctttttttcttatagtgaataattttttgggctgttctctttttatttctgatgtggataattttttgagctgttgcacctctgggccaccgcattATACACTGTTTGAACTATTTTTTTACAACCCAATTTTATTATCCAGGATACAGGCTGAAAAGTTCACACATTTCCATACATGCTGCAAACAGCACATATTCTGTACAGTCCTGTCCCTAAGAGCACATTTTCTAAGTGTACAGATTTACAAAATTAATCAAACAACAACAGATCTCATTTGTTACTTGTAATTTTCCCATAAATAGATGAGAATATATgagaaaaacaatgtaaaactgTTTAGCTGTAGATCTACTTGAAAAATATAAGTGTTGATTATTCTGTGCTTCTCtgaatatctatatatatactgAGATTTATATATAAATTACATTAGTGGATTTACCTACCAGTGCCCTATGTTCACTAtagagcacaagtgtcaaacatgtggcccgggggccaaatctgacccaccaaagggttcaatctggcccctgggatgaatctgtgaaatacaaaaattacactgaagatattaacagtcaaggctgttaaaatcattttaggtcaattctaTCTAAAAATGGTCAGAGCATTAAAATTctatcataagaacctataaataatgaaaactgtaaatttttctctttgttttatgtaacatgaaaatataaagtctgtaaatgttgacatttacagactagccttttataaaaaaaaaaaaaaaaaaaaaaaaaaaaaaaaaaaaaaaagtgaataacctgaaatctcttaagagaagtatgtggaattttaatataatgttctgcctgttatcttatgttttgtgtattgttaggtccactgtgatctctaagttgtgatgcatatgtataaatgataaactaaggcataatattgttaacattgcacttgttttacttacgaatgttcaggttgttcatacttgttcatgttatgcttGAGTACAATTCTTGGATATAcagattttcattatggaattgtactttttcactcaaaagttattatcctattatttatattattttcctggtctggctcactttatatcatattaagctgtatgttgccccagaactaaaatgagtttgacacccctgctatagagcctctgaatgcTCAAATGggtgccactgaaaagctgagaaactgccttttacctaaattattaacatgtattgaaacgattaatggttcaaaagttatttaacattttaatcagtagatgattttggtcatttggttgaTTTGATCTGTTTATGTCTAAGGGTAAAATAACAATTACATTTAAATACActccataaaaatgtaaagtcATTGTGTGTTTATTGTCAACATATTCTTAAAAGCATTTCTCATTTTTGACAGTTTGAAACCGTAAATGACAGGATTCTGAATAGGCTGAATGACCAGGACGTACACAGACAGGAAAATACACAGTGGATATAGAACAGAGGAAAAGTCAAATCTCTGAGTGATCAAAGTGTAGAAACAGGCAAAGACAAAGCTGATGAGTGAAATCAGATGAGGAGAGCAGGTTTCGACAGCTTTCCTTCTAGTCTCTTTAGAACTTTTTACACAAACTCTTAAAATCTTAATATAAGTGTATGTAATAAAAGTAACAGGGGCAGCCACACTTATAATAAGGCCAAAAACAAAATCATGAACTAGTGACACTGTTCTGTCTTCTGAGCATGACAGTTCAACCACTAAATGATGTGCACAAAAAATGTGTTGGATAACAGGTTTACAAAACTCCATACGGATTGTAAAAGACAGCAAAACTCCAACTTCTAAAAAAGTAACAGACCAGATTATAAGAATGACAGTTTGAACCTTTAGTTTAGTCATTATGCTATTATAATGTAAAGgcttacaaatacacacatatctgTCATATGCCATTATTGTCAGAGTTCCAAATTCAATACCTACATATGAGTGGATGTTAAATATTtgaagaaaacagtaaaattgaGAAATGTCATGAGTATCTGATAAAATCTGTGCCATTAAGCAGGGTAACAAAGATGTGCTGCCGTATATTTCATTAACAAACAAGCTGCACAAAAACAGGTACATTGGCTCATGCAGATTTCTGtccatataaataatgactataaGAACTGTGTTGGCAAAAATGACTGATAAGTAAAATAACAGTGCAAGGGTGAAATACAGGTACTTGAACTGTCCTAGGTCAGCGTACATAGACAGCACAAATGTCACAACCTGTGTTGAATTCTGCATGACCTCTGTAATAAGACTTGTAAAAGTGAATCTTTAAAGGtaatagaaaatataaaactaagCATGTGCCTCTACTAGTCTACTTTGAGAATTTCATAAGTAAACTACTAGTATATAGTATTTTATTAGTGTGGCAGCTTAGATCAAATGTACACAAAGAAATACAAAGACAATATGTATACAAACTGTAAATACAAACCTCCATTGTGTGGCCCCAGTTGCAGAGTATTTAGTATATATTACAAAGAATTAAGATTTTTGTCAAATAGATGTTATTAAAATAATACAAAGTATATATAAACATACTGACCAAATTGCATTGAATTAAGCCAATCATACATtattgttcaaatttttaaaataacCTCGtgccatttcattcattttcctgcCATATCACAGATGAACTTCACCAAACAGTCAGAAAGTCAGAGAATCAACACACAACTGGATCTCTATCACCACATTCCCTACTGATGCAGACTGATGCAGCTCACAGACCTTTATACATTTTGCTCTGCATACAGATTATGATACAAACAGACTATGATTACACCTGAGACAAAGTCAAGGTACGGTGACCCAGAggggcaacagcccaaaaaattatccactataggaaaaaaagagattgtgatttatttaaaaagaagtatctgaaaaataaatgtaccccttaaataaaaaataaacttgtaCGAAAGAAAAACTCTGCTAAAAAGAActtgtaataaataataaatgtgtacaaagaaataaaataaacctgtatgattaaaaaaaaatctcctcaaataaaataaacttctACAAAAgaaagtgtctcaaaataaaattgaactACATCAAAATGTCATTCAATGTTAGGTTTTAAAATATGTTGCCCCAAAATAAATATCATCCACATAAAATGGTAATTGCtcatttgaaaaatacatttatttaaaaaaaaaaaaaaagtgtttgaaaatattAAACTTGACATGCCcaaaaaagaaaaccccttcactttttaaataaggttcatccaaaaaaaaaaaaaagaaaaaaaaaaggaaaaaagaaaaaaaaaacatcatctaccttttcagttaagggggGCACTGTTTACTTCGAAAGGTTGCTTTACAATTAGTGGATAATttattatagtggataattttttggctgttgcacctctggtcCACTGCAGAAACTTCTTCCAAGACTTGCAATTCTGCATATCAACAACAGACTACACAACATCATGGCAAGCACTGGAAGTAGGCCTAATGGCAGGAGGTACCATCTCCCCACTGGCCTTCACCATGGCGATGGAACTAATCATGTGGGCCTCCAAAAGGGTGGTAGAAGGAGAGCGTCTCCAGGATGGACAGCGACTGCCACCTATTCATGCCTACACAGGCGATCTGACCACCATGACCTCCACCATCCCATGCACCAAACACTTTCTGGGAGAGCTTCATGAGAATATAACCTGGGATTGCATAATGTTTAAACCCAGCAAATCTAGGAGCATCTCCATTGTCAGTGGAAAACTTGTAGACCATAGATTCCACATCGGTGAAACACCCATTCCCACTGGTGTCTGAGCAGCCACTCAACAGCTTGGGACGATGGTACAATGAAAACCTCAAAGATTTAAACCAGAGTAACCAACTGAGGGAGGAAACCATTAAAGACCTTGCCAACATAGACAAGACCCCCGCTTCCTGGTAAGCTGAAACTATGGTGCCTGCAGTTTGGATTGCTCCCCCATCTGATGTGGCCCCTAACAGTCTACGAGATCCCAATTACCAAGGTCGAGAAACTGGAGAGGACTGTCAGCTTGTACATTGAGAAATGGATAGGACTCCCAAGATGCCTCAGTAATATCGGCTTGCATAGACTTGGTGCTCTGGAACTTCCTGTCTCCAGCCTCATTGAAGAATATAAGTGCACCAAAGTGAGACTGGACATGACCCTGTCTGAGTCACATCATGCAGTAGTATGAGCAGCTGCCCCCAGACTGGTAACTGGGAGGAAATGGTCCTTATCAGAGGCTGTGCAGCAAACAAAATCTGATCTCAGACATGGAGACATTATGGGACACGTCCAACAGGGAAGAGCAGGGTGTGGACTTGGTGCAAGTTGTGCGACATGGCATAAGACGACACCCACTGAGAGATAAAGGCTGGTGGTTGAGGAGGTTCAGTGCCAAGAGGAGGCAGAGAGATGCACAAAAGCAGTCTCACAGTCCAAACAGGGACAATGGACCAACTAGGAAAACTTGGAGCACCGAAAGCTGACTTGGAGAGATCTTTGGGAAATGGAAGGAAGCAGATTCCGCTTCATCATCAGAGCCACTTATGATGTTCTTCCAACTCCCAAAAATCTACACCAATGGAAAGGAGAAGATCCCTCATGTGTGCTCTGCCAAACATCTGCAACACTGAGGCACATCCTTACTGGGTGCAAAGTCAGCCTGTCCCAAGGTCGTCACACCTGGAGACACAACTAGGTCTTGCGGTAGCTGGCAAGCATCCTAGAAGGAAGGAGAACCACCACCAATGCCCTTCCCCGCTGATGCAAGGACCCCCAACCACAACTCCCTTTGTGAAAGCTGGTGAATGTCCTGCTAAATCACTACCGAGGAAAAGCACGACCCTCCTTGACCCACCCGACATTGGTAAATGCAGGCCAACCTTGACCACAGACTCATCTTCCCAATGGAGATAGTATAACTTATCTCAGACCGACCTCATCCTGTGGTCAACTTCATAGAAGCTGTTACACATTGTGGAACTAACGGTGCCATGGGAAACTGCTATTGAAGAAGCTTATGAATGGAAAAGCCTGAAGTATGCTGAAATAGTAGCCCAGGCAAAACAGCACAACTGGCATACCGAAATGTTCCCTGTAGAAGTTGGCTGCAGAGGATTCGTTGTTAAGTCCACAACAAGACTTCTGAAGAGATCAGGGGTGAAAGGACAGGCCTTCTGACAAGCAGCAAAGTCAGTGTCAGAGGCTGCGGAGCGAAGCAGTAACTGGCTGTGGATTAAGAGGAAGGACTCCAACTGGGCTGCAAAATGAATGTGGAGGGAAAAACAGAGAGGGGCACATCTGGGATGCCAGGTGTTGCTGTTGAGCCCTTTGGAGGTGTCGTGGGCCTAAATCAACGAAACACTGAGGATGAAGGGTGCCTACCTGATGACCCCAATGATGTTTATATCCCTCTCCCACTCATGAAACAAGAAGCTGTGTTGATTATTCAAGGGATTGTATCATCAAGTCCTATAAGCTCAGTTgaactaaatataaaaacaagtgtgttcgtctactgtcattgatcaaactcaatAGGTTTTACTTGtaattcaatgttgtagaagaggacggtgtttccacgttcactacagagtctccgaacgtccaaatgggtcatatctgatcagtgttgggaataatgccGTTAAAAATAACACTGTTACTAACCCCTCTGGAATCAATAAAGTTTTCTGATTCTGGTTATGAACTGGTAATATACTAACTAGTTGTCCCCCAACATGAAAGTGAAGGGGGGGGGGACTATGGCTCAGTCTCCACCTATGCATACGTACTGTATATGAAAATGAACAGTTTTGTTGAATGGAAATACATAGCCATCCTCTCTTCATCCCCAGCAGGGATGGAAATAACGTTGTCTTTTGTAGGATTCCAAGCACCCCTTCTCATTTTCAGGGCTGTTCATAAAAGATAATTAACAAAGGGTTAACATTAGCAGCATTATGATTTGGCTAATGTTAGCTTGAAATTCTTAAAATGTTTACAGAAGACACTACCATGTTCACACTACACACTAACTTAGCTTACATTAGCTTGTTCAACATGTTGGCTGGATTATCTTGAATAAGTTACCCTGTGTAATGCTTCGCCTTGATGCTAACGTTAAGCTTGGCTAACAAAACTtgggaaaactaaaaaaaaacaaaacaacttcatATGTATTGTTCATGTTTTTACATTCTGTGTTGAAATATAGGCTATTACTTTAGACATTGGTTTGATGTGCCGTTCACCGAAGACCGTTCAAAACTGCAGTCAATTGAGTCTCCACATTGTCCTTGTGATGCCCTGTGCTACGTTTAACAAATCAGAACTCGTAGCTTCTGAATTTTGATAATCAGCATATTCTGTTCACGCTGTAAATAAATTCTTTTGGCTAATTTCAATTTCAGTGACTCAAATATCCTCTTAACTAGTATGTCCAGTTAACACAGCTAGCTAATTTAATCAATGATATACCTGTTAACATCCACAAATTGCAATTATTGTTGTGAAACAACAGTATAATGTAtaattacaaataaaatacaagttaAAACGTCAGAAAATATTGCGTCTGAAAAGACAGCAGAATTTCCAAGTTCCCAGTTAAGATTTACAATTTGGACAACCATTCAATTCACTTGTATCATTTCGCGGTTcctttttttccagtgttcaaACTTGATTTGAACGCAGCAGTCCCAGAGGGCCATTTGGGGGCGTGAGTGAGGATCGTCACTGGATGCAGAAATGGTGAATTTGTTAAGTGATGAGAGGTCGCTCTAGAGAAGATCTCCTGCTGACCATAATCCACCATGTGAGAGGAGGCTCACAGATTGTCTCTGATGAATGACGAGTTTACCAGCGGGCACTTACAGACATGGGGTTTGACCATCACGCGGTATTATATGTCATTAAAGGGCATTTTGTCACTTAGCATTTGGAACATGCATGGCAGACATCAAGGTTGAAGGATGGAGGCACCGTGGAAACCGTACCACAAAACTTTGAAAGAACATTTAAGAGTGATTGAGTGGGAATATTGGCTGGGCAGGAACCGTAGATTTCATATTATTGGTCAGCTGTTGCATGACATCCATAAATATGCCGTTCATAACTATTGAAATTTGAGGTACGCCTACCTACCTATTTTATTTAGTATTAGAAACTTTTAGAGctgtcaaattattatttttttaacgtacattttttcacctttttatttggataaaagcctgaaactgacagcATTGATTTGTATTTGTGAATAGACTTGTATTTACATTGACTTGTATATACTCTCTCTgttgttttaatgttttgtttttacaaaataaagagttattaagaacactttgatgtctaatttttgacttacactttacttagagccagcagacagtgctcatacatcatcatacttgtgttataatatcatggTTGATGgttatgatggttataatgtgttatgtaacccaggacttgagattcttccttcaaacactgttgtcccTTTGGTATGgcggtataaaacattatgaaagcggaatttataatacattatgtccACACTTActaataatactttattaaccttagtataagttgttgtacCTGATCataactgttgtaatgacttttataatgcattataaatacattataatgtcttatgcatgtgtgcttaatgcattataaactagaccttcataGAAAGTATTACCCtaattagtttttaaaagtaatttgcccaacactgtatctgatgagcatgaaaagatgacaaattgcattttacaccaattatttacatgtattgataggattaggggatcagcagttattaaacattgaagatcagtgaatggttttggtcagtggtggatgtttgggcctgtAGGGGTtataggtgaatcaatgttgcagaaaatggcaGGGTTTCATGTTCACTagcctgtgaatgtccaaatgggtcatatctgatgccactgaaaagctgagaaactgcattttacctaaatcattaacatgtattgaaaggattgatggttcagaagttatttaacattttaaatcagtagatgattttggtcacaggTGGCTGTTTATGTCTAAGGGTAAAATAACAATGACGTTTAAATACactccataaaaatgtaaaacttgTGTGTTTATTGTCAACATATTCTTAACAGCATTTCTCATTTTTGACAGTTTGAAACCGTACATGACAGGATTCTGAATAGGCTGAATGATCACGACATACATAGACAAGAAAATACACAGTGGATATGGAACAGAGAAAAAGTCAAATCTCTGAGTGATCAAACTGTAGAAACAGGCAAAGACAAAGCTGATGAGTGAAATCAGATGAGGAGAGCAGGTTTCGACAGCTTTCATTCTAGTCTCTTTGGAACCTTTTACACAAACTCTTAAAATCTTAATATAAGTGTATGTAATAAAAGTAACAGGGGCAGCCACACTTATAATAAGGCCAAAAACCAAATCATGAACTAGTGACACTGTTCTGTCTTCTGAGCATGACAATTCAACCACTAAATGATGTGCACAAAAAACTTTTTTGATAACAGGTTTACAAAACTCCATACGGATTGTAAAAGACAGCAAAACTCCAACTTCTAAAAAAGTAACAGACCAGATTATAAGAATGACAGTTTGAACCTTTAGTTTAGTCATTATGCTATTATAATGTAAAGgcttacaaatacacacatatctgTCATATGCCATTATTGTCAGAGTTCCAAATTCAATACCTACATATGAGTGGATGTTAAATATTtgaagaaaacagtaaaattgaGAAATGTCATGAGTATCTGATAAAATCTGTGCCATTAAGCAGGGTAACAAAGATGTGCTGCCGTATATTTCATTAACAAACAAGCTGCACAAAAACAGGTACATTGGCTCATGCAGATTTCTGtccatataaataatgactataaGAACTGTGTTGGCAAAAATGACTGATAAGTAAAATAACAGTGCAAGGGTGAAATACAGGTACTTGAACTGTCCTAGGTCAGCGTACATAGACAGCACAAATGTCACAACCTGTGTTGAATTCTGCATGACCTCTGTAATAAGACTTGTAAAAGTGAATCTTTAAAGGTAATAGTAGATAATATAAGACTAAGCAATGTGCTTCTAACATCCATATATTTCTTAGGAGTCAATAGACTACTAAGACAATTTCATTGGTAAACTACTAGTATATAGTATTTTATTAGTGTGGCAGCTTAGATCAAATGTACACAGAGAAATACAAAGACAATATGTATACAAACTGTAAATACAAACCTCCATTGTGTGGCCCCAGTTGCAGAGTATTTAGTATATATTACAAAGAATTAAGATTTTTGTCAAATAGatgttattaaaatatttattatcataatataaagTCTATATAAACCTGTAAATATTGACCAAATTTCATTGAATTAAGCCAATCATATATtattgttcaaatttttaaaataacCTCGtgccatttcattcattttcctgcCATATCACAGATGAACTTCACCAAACAGTCAGAAAGTCAGAGAATCAACACACAACTAGATCTCTGTCGCCACATTCCCTACTGATGCAGACTGACGCAGTTCACAGACCTTTATACATTTTACTCTGCATACAGATTATGATACAAACAGACTTTGATTACACCTGAGACAAAGTCAAGGTGACTTTCACATCAAAGTCTAAACcaggggttctcaaactttttcacagcaaggaccactttatcataaaaaaaaaaaaaaaaaaagaatttcacaGACCACCTAACCAGCCAGTTTCCCACTCCCACCCTAAAAAGAACTTTTTACACAGTTTATATTACGATATTTCATATATTACAAAGTAAGTCTGCAGTATCTTACAAATGGGGCTAACAGCTCATtgctaacagaatgtctttgcacCTTGTTGCTAACATTGGTCGTCGTTTCTGcagcttttctcttcagtcacTGATCCATTGtcgtattttagaactgttcaagtcactcttcatttcattttgtttcatctcagtctttggttttgattagttagctactctacttcatttccaccacaatTCAGTAGTCAGAGGTCTTTGATATGACAGTTGGTAACCTAGGTAACCTAACTGTATAGAGACAGTGACGCAAAACGTGGGTTTGCATagacaaattcaataaaagtctactcttaggctttttttaggctacatttgatccacttttaatttagaaaacaattatctGCACTTGGAACTTTGCCTTTTCTGAAGTACATGAAAAGACAGTTGGGAAAAGGTTCAGTTCAGTTGAGTTTTCCTATTTTTAGGCCCACAGATGTCTTATACTGCAGTAGTTTTCTCTTCCCCATACTCTGGTGTTGAAAGTGGAAGGGGATGAAGAAGCAGCCTGTGGTTCTTCAGATCAGGCACCCTGTGGCTCTGGACATCCACCAGTTGCATGGGAGCAGTCCTGGTATAATGCAGGTCACATGAACAGCCACTTCATTTGAGAATTTGGCCTTTATCTCTTTATTTTGAGGTGGTTTTGCATGTGGCAACCTAACCTAAATAGCCTTTCTATCTCCATATGCATATGGAATATGAAAGGGAGTGAAGAGATCAAAGTATATACTGTGTTTTTGTAGGGCCTGAGTGCTGGCCATGCAATGGCCCTATTGTATCTGCtgtgcttattatttttattttggacaTTCCTTCACACTTTTGACGGCCCTGAACATGCAccatgagtctttttttttttgttgcaaaatcATGACAGCAAATTTTTAAAGATTTTATAGGTTCTTAAACAACCTTCAAAAATGGCTCTGTGGTGCCACTTACAGACCACTACTCCTGGCCACATTTTCCCATCTGGAGGAAGTTTAGTGCACTTATTTATCTAATGAGAACTACAAAAAAGTCAGCAAGGCTGATGATGCCAGACCAACAGGAAGTTTGCCATTTTGAATTTTGCGGTCGTTTTTGGCGATTCACCGACATTCTATCATTCATACTAAAGAAGTCACATCTAAAGGCTCCCACTGAGTTGGGCGTACTGTGCACATACTGTGAGCAGCGTGGATTCTGCATGCACTGTCTGCGGACATTTGAGGTTTGAGTGTACCAATTTCCTACATTTTTCGTGACAATTTCCTACATTTCCCACAATACTTCAGCACTTTCTGCCATGGCATCATTGGTGAGGAGGAAGAGCTACTTTGCCTTTTGGCTATGGAAAAAGAAGAGATAAACATGCAGTTGGCCGAGTGGTTTGTCTTTCATCTAAATGATCAATTCTTGACCTGGCCCAGTGGCCCTATGAAAGAGGCTACAGCGGCCCAGGAGTCCCACCCCTCATCCAATCACCTTTATGAAAAAGTAGTCGAGAAAGAGAGTCATCAGAGAGACAGTGCAATCATCTTACCaacaaaaagaaattaataaaatgaagaaGGCGACAAAAAAATCCATAGGCGGTGCCACAAAATTgagagataagaaaagaaaagctcCAGCAGCTGAGGCTGCAACgagtaaaaaaaattctgatgtTGTTTGCTTCAGGGGCTGGGGCTGGTAGCAAGGTGGCTGCTGCTTCACCAGGTCCCTCACAGCAACAGCAGGTGGTCTGGACCAACCAGAGACTGAAGTAGAAAATGTTGAAGCAGACGTTCCACCGTGTGAAGGAGGTGATGTTGTGGTAAGCTGAATAACACATATGTATGCTTTACTTTCAACATTATCATATTATACAGTTCACATCAATCAAACACTGATTAACTACTGTTACAATAAAATATGTAGCTATATTACTTATTATGCAGTACACAAAGTAGCCTACAGCTGTCAAGTTCACTGTGTACAAGTTTTTATTCTATGTCATGCTTTACAGCCTATACAGTTTCAaactgtttgcccatttttcaaaTCATTATACTACCGTTTTCCATACTTTAGCCAACTAACTAAAGTTCTAATTACATGCATGCAGGTTGAAATGATGAAGAAAAGC
This genomic window contains:
- the LOC115411972 gene encoding olfactory receptor 4P4-like, with the translated sequence MQNSTQVVTFVLSMYADLGQFKYLYFTLALLFYLSVIFANTVLIVIIYMDRNLHEPMYLFLCSLFVNEIYGSTSLLPCLMAQILSDTHDISQFYCFLQIFNIHSYVGIEFGTLTIMAYDRYVCICKPLHYNSIMTKLKVQTVILIIWSVTFLEVGVLLSFTIRMEFCKPVIQHIFCAHHLVVELSCSEDRTVSLVHDFVFGLIISVAAPVTFITYTYIKILRVCVKSSKETRRKAVETCSPHLISLISFVFACFYTLITQRFDFSSVLYPLCIFLSVYVLVIQPIQNPVIYGFKLSKMRNAFKNMLTINTQ
- the LOC115411973 gene encoding olfactory receptor 4P4-like, yielding MQNSTQVVTFVLSMYADLGQFKYLYFTLALLFYLSVIFANTVLIVIIYMDRNLHEPMYLFLCSLFVNEIYGSTSLLPCLMAQILSDTHDISQFYCFLQIFNIHSYVGIEFGTLTIMAYDRYVCICKPLHYNSIMTKLKVQTVILIIWSVTFLEVGVLLSFTIRMEFCKPVIKKVFCAHHLVVELSCSEDRTVSLVHDLVFGLIISVAAPVTFITYTYIKILRVCVKGSKETRMKAVETCSPHLISLISFVFACFYSLITQRFDFFSVPYPLCIFLSMYVVIIQPIQNPVMYGFKLSKMRNAVKNMLTINTQVLHFYGVYLNVIVILPLDINSHL